A genome region from Triticum aestivum cultivar Chinese Spring chromosome 2B, IWGSC CS RefSeq v2.1, whole genome shotgun sequence includes the following:
- the LOC123039116 gene encoding uncharacterized protein — MLILEKLASFDLENCIEISRGSGLISKIVEFTSNRTDMTSIDETHQTLKRSSLKLLTRLASTKMKLGVTLRQKMIAHPFLLSNLAEILDNIGSSQELKELTAELVRNLAMEGNVKEIGHIPMIISRLMDAFLSESARSSTDSDQLLRMIAGQALALLAMESVNNCLLMLAEPGYVFIKELTVMIHGDKYRYIASSLLRSMFAHARPELGNSDLDEVSYILREVLEGIMNAEGRELEVLVGLSSQICNVIPEDFVRGLEHNQIKDSFIKRLVSALNSNMVPSAHCLGIRRVVVQHAIYMMECNPVYVNCFNECQMMEALVRVERTPSRAENYRFFLGDAGIMEHNIPLSVLVARAKELMGHE; from the exons ATGTTGATTCTTGAAAAGCTTGCTAGCTTTGATCTGGAGAACTGTATAGAAATCAGCAGAGGAAGTGGTCTCATCTCAAAGATTGTAGAGTTCACAAGCAACAGAACTGACATGACAAGTATTGATGAGACACACCAAACGTTGAAACGTTCATCATTGAAGCTGCTAACAAGACTTGCAAGTACTAAAATGAAACTTGGTGTAACTTTGCGTCAGAAGATGATAGCACATCCCTTCCTTTTGAGCAACCTTGCAGAAATATTGGATAACATTGGGAGCAGCCAAGAACTTAAGGAGCTCACAGCAGAACTCGTTAGAAACCTCGCTATGGAGGGAAATGTGAAGGAGATCGGACACATCCCAATGATCATTAGCAGGCTGATGGATGCATTTCTCAGTGAAAGTGCACGCTCAAGTACAGATTCGGATCAGTTGCTACGAATGATCGCTGGGCAAGCACTAGCACTACTGGCAATGGAGAGTGTCAATAACTGTTTGCTTATGTTAGCAGAACCAGGGTATGTGTTCATAAAGGAACTCACAGTTATGATCCATGGTGATAAGTACAGGTACATAGCATCAAGCCTGTTGCGGAGTATGTTTGCGCATGCTCGGCCAGAGCTTGGCAACTCGGACCTGGACGAAGTCTCCTACATTTTGCGAGAG GTACTAGAAGGAATAATGAATGCGGAAGGGAGAGAACTAGAGGTCCTTGTTGGCCTTAGTTCACAAATATGTAATGTCATTCCAGAAGACTTTGTGCGAGGGCTAGAGCATAATCAGATAAAGGACAGTTTTATAAAGAGGCTTGTGAGTGCACTTAACTCAAATATGGTACCCAGTGCTCATTGTCTAGGAATCAGGAGGGTCGTAGTTCAACATGCCATATACATGATGGAATGCAATCCAGTCTACGTTAACTGTTTCAACGAATGCCAGATGATGGAAGCACTGGTAAGGGTAGAGCGTACACCTTCAAGGGCTGAAAACTACAGATTCTTCTTGGGTGATGCAGGAATCATGGAGCACAACATACCTCTATCCGTGCTTGTGGCTAGAGCAAAAGAATTGATGGGCCATGAGTAG